From a single Capsicum annuum cultivar UCD-10X-F1 chromosome 12, UCD10Xv1.1, whole genome shotgun sequence genomic region:
- the LOC107848958 gene encoding uncharacterized protein LOC107848958, which translates to MTIEDSDVEEKYGTSEMRVKESKKHWYLDNACSRHMTGDKKKLLSFSKISGGGFSFGDGKNGVIIEVEKIGTSESRALEDVYLVEGLKHNLLIISQLCDKGNKVIFTSTGVKVKRMDTKEVVLTAKRSNNVYKVDIMTMPETKLTFLSAIENDLLLWHMRLGHTSRKQLNRLSSKDMVLGLPKTEFMEERVCSACVREN; encoded by the exons ATGACCATCGAAGATTCAGACGTGGAAGAAAAATATGGTACTTCTGAG ATGAGagtgaaagaaagcaaaaagcaTTGGTACCTGGATAATGCctgctcaagacacatgactggtgataagaagAAACTCCTTTCATTCTCCAAAATAAGTGGGGGTGGATTTTCATTTGGTGATGGCAAAAATGGAGTTATTATTGAAGTTGAAAAGATTGGTACATCTGAATCAAGGGCATTAGAGGATGTCTACCTTGTGGAAGGATTGAAGCACAACCTGCTTATCATATCACAACTGTGCGATAAAGGTAACAAAGTTATTTTTACTTCTACAGGAGTCAAAGTCAAAAGGATGGACACCAAGGAGGTTGTGCTCACTGCAAAAAGATCCAATAATGTGTACAAAGTTGACATAATGACAATGCCAGAAACAAAGCTGACTTTTTTGAGTGCTATAGAAAATGACCTCCTCCTCTGGCACATGAGACTTGGACATACAAGTCGAAAACAATTAAACAGACTTTCttccaaagatatggtattgggCTTGCCCAAAACCGAGTTCATGGAAGAAAGGGTTTGCAGTGCCTGTGTAAGGGAGAATTAG